A window of Phragmites australis chromosome 2, lpPhrAust1.1, whole genome shotgun sequence genomic DNA:
ATGGTGGACGCCGCTCCGGCCGCGTCCGCCATTGTGACGAAATTGCAGGCCGCCTGCCTGGAGGCGCCAGCCTCGGGCATAACCGTCGTGTCGAGTCAGCACGTGCGTCCCGACGGCGCGTCGGCGATAGGCGACCTCACGCTGTCCGTCTCCGACCTGCCCATGCTGTCGTGCCACTACATCCAGAAGGGCATCTTCTTCCCTGCCCCCGACTTGCCCATGTCCTCGCTCGTCTCGCTGCTGGTGTCGTCGCTGTCTCGGGCGCTCACCGTCGTCCCGgccctcgccggccgcctcgtcaCACTACCTGACGATCGCATCGTCATCCGTTGCAACGACGCGGGCGTCGAGTTCTACCACGCCGTGGCACCCAGCCTGTCGCTTGACGACTTCCTCGTGCCTGACGCCGACGTGCCGACCAAGCTGACAGAGGACTTGTTCCCCATGGACCGGACCGTAAGCTACGACGGACACCGTCGCCCGCTCACGTCGTTCCAGGTCACCGTGCTCGGAGACAGCGCCGTCTTCATCGGCATCGCCGCCAACCACGCCGTCGTGGACGGCACCTCCTTTTGGCACTTCTTCAACACCTGGGCCGCCATCTGTCGTGGCGCGTCACCCAAGCTGCCAGACTTCCGCCGAAACTTCTTTGGAGAGTCCACCGCCGTCCTCCGCTTCCCCGGCGGCGTGGGCCCGACAGTGACCTTCGACGTGGACGCGCCTCTCCGTGAGCGCGTCTTTCACTTCAGCGCAGATGCAATCCGCGAGCTGAAAGCAATAGCCAACCGTCGCCCGAGCGGTGGCCAAGACGCTGAGGTTTACGGCAAGATGGCGCATGACCCGAAGAATCCCGAAGGGCGCAGCGAGATATCGTCGTTCCAGTCTCTGTGCGCGCAGATATGGCTCGCGGTGACGCGCGCGCGGAAACACCTGGCGCCCGACGCGACGACGACGTTCCGAATGGCGGTGAACTGCCGGCACCGGCTTCGCCCGGCCATCTCCCCGGTCTACTTCGGCAACGCCATCCAGAgcgcggcgacgacggcgacggtgtCCGAGCTGGCGCGCAACGACCTGCAGTGGGCGGCCGCCAAGCTGAACGCGAGCCTCGCGGCGTACGGCGACGGCGCGATTCGCCGGACCGCGGAGGCGTGGCAGGCCGCGCCCCGGTGCTTCCCGCTGGGCAACCCCGACGGTGCGGTGATCACGATGGGGAGCTCGAACCGGTTCCCGATGTACGAGGGCAACGACTTCGGGTGGGGCCGCCCCCTGGCGGTGCGGAGCGGCCGCGCCAACAAGTTCGACGGCAAGATGTCGGCGTTTCCGGGGCGCCCCGGGAACGGCAGCGTGGACATCGAGGTGTGCCTTCCCCCGGACACCATGGCGGCGCTGCTCCGCGACGGCGACTTCATGCAGTACGTGTCGTGCCCGTCGCATCTATTGTGATGTGCCGGTGAGCGAGTGGGCCCACCGTGACATGCCGTTGCGCCGCCGCTCGTTCGGCCGTTACTGCCTTTCTGGGACGAGCTAGTTGGTGCCAAGACACTGCATCCGTCTAGATGTTTTCGGCGTGCTCCGTGTTACTCTAATTATCAACTAGTACTGGGATTGACAAGCTGTTAGACAGCAAGTGATGATGCTAGGGGAGTGTGGAAATGAAAAACTGTAAAACAAGGAATCAGAAATAAGTTTCTGAAACTGTCAGAGTT
This region includes:
- the LOC133909183 gene encoding uncharacterized acetyltransferase At3g50280-like: MAQMISAMAMVDAAPAASAIVTKLQAACLEAPASGITVVSSQHVRPDGASAIGDLTLSVSDLPMLSCHYIQKGIFFPAPDLPMSSLVSLLVSSLSRALTVVPALAGRLVTLPDDRIVIRCNDAGVEFYHAVAPSLSLDDFLVPDADVPTKLTEDLFPMDRTVSYDGHRRPLTSFQVTVLGDSAVFIGIAANHAVVDGTSFWHFFNTWAAICRGASPKLPDFRRNFFGESTAVLRFPGGVGPTVTFDVDAPLRERVFHFSADAIRELKAIANRRPSGGQDAEVYGKMAHDPKNPEGRSEISSFQSLCAQIWLAVTRARKHLAPDATTTFRMAVNCRHRLRPAISPVYFGNAIQSAATTATVSELARNDLQWAAAKLNASLAAYGDGAIRRTAEAWQAAPRCFPLGNPDGAVITMGSSNRFPMYEGNDFGWGRPLAVRSGRANKFDGKMSAFPGRPGNGSVDIEVCLPPDTMAALLRDGDFMQYVSCPSHLL